Sequence from the Luteibacter aegosomaticola genome:
CCCCTGTAGGAGCGCGCTTGCGCGCGACATCTTTCGCCTCACGCTCGGAAGGCTTGCGGCTCTTTCGCACCGCCATATCGCGCGCAAGCGCGCTCCTACAAGAGCTGGCGCTCATCGGGGGCGCGCCACGATGTCGGCCAGCAAGATGGCGCCCCCACCCTCCACGGCCAAACGGTCGCGGCGCTGGGCGAGCATCACGCCCAGCGCCTCCTGCAGGGTCGCATCGACGGGGATGGCATCGCCTTCCGCCTGCTCGTCGCGGCGCATGCTGTCGCGCACGCAGCGGACCGCGAGCTCACGCAGGTAGGCGCGCGTGCCGCCGACAAACGCATTGACGCGCTCATCGACCGGCGAACGAATCAGTTCCAGCGGCGTGCCGACCTGGGCCAGGCGTCCATCGAGCATGAGCGCCACGCGATCGCCCAGGCGGAACGCTTCATCCATGTCGTGCGTCACAAACAGGATGGTCGTACCAGTATCGCGCTGGATCGCCTTCACGCTGGCCTGCAACGATTCGCGCGTCAGTGGATCCAACGCACCGAAGGGTTCATCCATCAGCACGATCTTCGGCCGTGCCGCCAGTGCACGCGCCACGCCTACGCGCTGCGCCTGCCCACCGGAAAGCGTATCGGGATAGCGTTCGCCCATGCCCGGTTCGTCGAGCTTCAACAGGCCAATCAGCTCGGCCACGCGCGCCGCGATATCGCGCTCCGGCCATCCCAGCAGGCGCGGCACGGTGGCGATGTTCTCGGCCACCGTACGGTGCGGAAACAATCCCACGGACTGGATCGCATAGCCGATACCACGCCGCAGCACCTCGATCGGCTGCGCGGCGACATCCTGGCCATCGACGAGGACACGCCCACCGTCGATCTGCGTCAGCCGGTTCACTGTCCGCAACAACGTGGACTTGCCGGAGCCCGATGGGCCCACCAGCACAAAGAACTCGCCGTCTTCCACGCGTAGCGACAGGTCCTTGATCACGACGTGATCGCCGAAGGCCTTGTGGACGTGGTCGAACTCGATCATGCGCGGCGCCCGGTAAGAGCCATGAGGCCCTGGAAAAGAAGATCGGCGGCGAGAGCCAGCACGATGATCGCCAGCGTACCCAACAACACCATATCCGTCGCGCCCTGCCCGATACCGAGGAAAACGAACCGGCCCAACCCACCCGCGCCGATCAAGGCCGCGACGGCAGCGAGCCCGATGGTCTGCACCGCGACGATCCGCAGGCCCGCGAGCAGCACGGGCCAGCCCAGCGGTAGCTGCACACGCCACAACACCTGGCCGCGGCTCATGCCCAGGCCACGCGCGGCTTCACGCGCATCGTCGGGGACGGCATCCAGTCCAGCCACGGTGTAGCGCACCACGGGCAGCAACGCGTAAAGCACCAGCGCGAATACCGCGGGCGCCGCTCCTGTGCCGCCAAAGCCCAGTGCGCCGAGGGTCGGCCATTGCCGCGCTACCCAGGCGAACGGCCCGATCAACAAAGCGAACAACGCGAGCGAAGGAATGGTTTGCAGGAACGCCAGCACACCCAACAGTGCGCCACCCGCCCGTCGCTGCCGCCACGCGATGTAGCCCAGCGGCGAACCGATCACAAGCGCCAGACCCAGGGTCACCAGCGACAACACGCCATGCGTTGCAAGCGCATCGGCAAAGGCACCGCGTTGCGCCTGCCATTCGCGGACCAGGGCGATGTCGTTAAACGCGCCCGCCATCGCGCCTGCGACAAACGCTGACGCCACGAGGCACCATGCCGTGGTCCGCCAAGCCACGCGCAGGTGATGCAGCCGGTCGAGCAGCAACAAGGCCGCTGCGAGCCACTGCGTCCAGAAGCCTGCGCCCAACTGGATGCGCGTGGTGGGCGGTGCGTGCTGCAACAGCTGCGTCGCCTCGTACCCGGCAAGGAACGGCAGGCCGATGATCAGCACCAGCGCTACCGCCGTGCCTCCGCGCCAGAAGCCCGCTGCTGCCGCGACAAGCCACGCCAACGCCATCAGCGCCGCATGCGGGCTTGCCGGATGCCCGCTGAGCAAACGGTTAGGCGCGATATGAAGGAAGTCCATGGCGACCGCAGCGAGCAAGCCAACAGCGCACAACACCACCAAAGGCAGCACCCGTTGTAGGAGCCCACCCTGTGGGCGACGCCTTTCGCCGAAACCCCCAACCCCTGCGGCGCTATCGCGAACGGCGTCGCCCACAGGGTGGGCTCCTACAGGTGTCGTCATCGGACCAGGCCTTCGGTGCGCAGGTAGTCGGCGGCGACCTTTGAGGCGTCTTCGCCGTTGATCTGGGTGCGCGCGTTTAACGCACGCAGGCGTTCCACCGTCAGCGGGGCGAATGCGGCTTCCAGCGCGCCGCGCATCGCGGGGTAGCGCTTCAGCACTGCATCGCGCACCACGGGCGCGGGCTGGTACACCATCTCCACATGTTTCGGATCCTCCAGCACGACAAGCCCGGTCACGGCGATCGCGCCGTCGGTGGAGTAAACCATGCTCGCGTTCACACCGGAGATCCCCTCGGCCGCGGCCTTGATCGTGGCCGACGTATCGCCACCGGCCAGCACGAGCAACTGGTCACCACGCAAGGTAAAGCCATACGCCTTCTGAAACGCCGGCAACGCCGCATCGCTCTCGACGAACTCCGCCGAGCCAGCCAGCAATACGCTACTCGCGCCACCGCCAGACCCTGCACGTAGATCGCTACTCGCGCCACCGCCAGACCGTGCACGCAGACCGCTATCCGCGCCACCGTCAGGCGGTGCACGTAGACCGCTATCCACGCCATCGCTTCCGCCGAACC
This genomic interval carries:
- a CDS encoding ABC transporter ATP-binding protein; translated protein: MIEFDHVHKAFGDHVVIKDLSLRVEDGEFFVLVGPSGSGKSTLLRTVNRLTQIDGGRVLVDGQDVAAQPIEVLRRGIGYAIQSVGLFPHRTVAENIATVPRLLGWPERDIAARVAELIGLLKLDEPGMGERYPDTLSGGQAQRVGVARALAARPKIVLMDEPFGALDPLTRESLQASVKAIQRDTGTTILFVTHDMDEAFRLGDRVALMLDGRLAQVGTPLELIRSPVDERVNAFVGGTRAYLRELAVRCVRDSMRRDEQAEGDAIPVDATLQEALGVMLAQRRDRLAVEGGGAILLADIVARPR
- a CDS encoding ABC transporter permease yields the protein MDFLHIAPNRLLSGHPASPHAALMALAWLVAAAAGFWRGGTAVALVLIIGLPFLAGYEATQLLQHAPPTTRIQLGAGFWTQWLAAALLLLDRLHHLRVAWRTTAWCLVASAFVAGAMAGAFNDIALVREWQAQRGAFADALATHGVLSLVTLGLALVIGSPLGYIAWRQRRAGGALLGVLAFLQTIPSLALFALLIGPFAWVARQWPTLGALGFGGTGAAPAVFALVLYALLPVVRYTVAGLDAVPDDAREAARGLGMSRGQVLWRVQLPLGWPVLLAGLRIVAVQTIGLAAVAALIGAGGLGRFVFLGIGQGATDMVLLGTLAIIVLALAADLLFQGLMALTGRRA
- a CDS encoding glycine betaine ABC transporter substrate-binding protein, with product MAVALAFFAVGVAAQDVVRVGSKADNEGAFLGQVVLQVLKHEGIPVVDHTQLGPTSIVRRALLGGDLDVYPEYTGNAAFFFHRESDPAFRDAAKAYALAASLDRVNHVTWLKPAPADNHWAIGVRRDVAEANGLRSLVDFARWVGGEGIARKRAPATEGPVAEGGSGPGRRGFGGSDGVDSGLRAPPDGGADSGLRARSGGGASSDLRAGSGGGASSVLLAGSAEFVESDAALPAFQKAYGFTLRGDQLLVLAGGDTSATIKAAAEGISGVNASMVYSTDGAIAVTGLVVLEDPKHVEMVYQPAPVVRDAVLKRYPAMRGALEAAFAPLTVERLRALNARTQINGEDASKVAADYLRTEGLVR